In a single window of the Aminomonas paucivorans DSM 12260 genome:
- a CDS encoding glycosyltransferase family 87 protein, whose product MVNRMGDLRALFSGVRGRLLCLGSEERDFAVFLVYMVAVSAFLFVIVKIFGVWVQKGMVYAYPMRPEAFDFSAYWDGFKSLSSSANPYNSISMLVTPPPSLYVIGGIFSWATYEHARDMVFVSYIILTILSGYWVARSSFDRSFSFLVSVLIFWFVVEGQPFYMLLDRLNAEWLIFPLCACGFCIVFKDGESSGKDRFEMVLGGTLLGLAASIKMYPFLLVLPLAISKKGKAALAMVGTVVVLFFLTNGSDMWMHFFDKLKWRGSMLDYKTSQSVFCLFYYLFKGFPWLGNYENLELIKCYGMAMFLIFLVLNSALDLINAHNAKVESVSFYKMDCFVSYIPLMIWVPVTAFFYELVFLVLLFPVVSRGLRRESRIQVLSYVYIAFGILMTQFQSTSMDLFLQEIIPKWQNLPYVLQILGVLVINISFLVLKFDILFLSIRRRQKSRVALLEESNPV is encoded by the coding sequence ATGGTGAATCGGATGGGAGATCTCAGGGCGTTGTTTTCGGGTGTTCGCGGAAGGTTGTTGTGTCTTGGGAGTGAAGAGCGAGATTTTGCTGTTTTTTTAGTGTATATGGTGGCAGTAAGTGCGTTTCTATTCGTTATAGTTAAGATCTTTGGTGTATGGGTGCAAAAGGGGATGGTTTATGCCTACCCCATGAGGCCAGAGGCTTTTGATTTTTCAGCATATTGGGATGGTTTTAAGTCATTATCCAGCAGTGCAAATCCATATAATTCAATCTCCATGCTAGTTACGCCACCTCCTTCGCTCTATGTTATTGGTGGAATATTTTCTTGGGCAACATACGAGCACGCAAGGGACATGGTCTTTGTTTCTTATATTATATTAACCATCTTGTCTGGCTATTGGGTTGCCAGGTCCAGTTTTGATAGGTCCTTTTCTTTTTTGGTATCGGTATTGATTTTCTGGTTTGTGGTGGAAGGACAACCGTTTTATATGTTGCTAGACCGACTCAATGCAGAGTGGTTGATTTTTCCTCTGTGTGCGTGTGGTTTTTGTATCGTTTTTAAAGATGGAGAATCATCCGGAAAAGATCGGTTTGAAATGGTTTTGGGGGGAACCTTGTTGGGATTGGCTGCTTCAATAAAAATGTATCCATTTCTATTAGTTTTGCCATTGGCTATTTCAAAGAAGGGCAAGGCTGCTCTGGCGATGGTGGGTACGGTTGTTGTCCTATTCTTCTTGACGAATGGTTCCGACATGTGGATGCATTTCTTTGATAAATTGAAATGGAGAGGCAGCATGTTGGACTACAAAACGTCACAAAGTGTTTTTTGTTTATTTTACTATCTCTTCAAGGGGTTCCCTTGGTTGGGGAATTACGAGAATCTTGAACTGATAAAATGCTACGGAATGGCCATGTTTTTGATATTTCTGGTACTGAATTCCGCGTTGGACTTGATTAACGCACATAATGCTAAAGTCGAATCCGTTTCGTTTTATAAAATGGATTGTTTTGTGTCGTACATACCTCTTATGATATGGGTTCCGGTGACGGCCTTCTTTTACGAATTGGTATTTCTGGTTTTGCTCTTTCCTGTTGTTTCAAGGGGATTGCGACGTGAGTCTCGCATCCAGGTCCTGTCCTATGTGTATATTGCTTTTGGTATTCTAATGACGCAATTTCAGTCCACTTCTATGGATTTGTTCCTCCAAGAAATTATCCCAAAATGGCAAAATCTACCCTACGTCCTGCAGATCCTTGGAGTTCTAGTGATAAATATTTCATTTCTGGTGCTTAAATTTGACATTCTTTTTTTGAGTATTCGTAGGAGGCAGAAGAGCCGGGTTGCTCTTCTGGAGGAGAGCAACCCGGTCTAA
- a CDS encoding glycosyltransferase family 2 protein, which translates to MQSQEGRQERETIDFSVVIPAYNEQEVLHESYRRLKTVMDGVEGTYELLFVDDGSRDATRAILRELAARDPHVRFIGFSRNFGHQAAITAGVDASAGRAVVVIDADLQDPPELIPKMIEKWREGYEVVYGKRLKRAGETWFKKVTASLFYRFLRSMANQDIPTDAGDFRLLDRRIVRILLENVNERCRYMRGLVAWMGFRQTYVEYDRDARFAGQTHYPLKKMVRLAMDAITAFTMPLKIATWMGFCLSALSFLYLLVNIGLKLFTDITQPGWTSLIAVSLFFNGVILIMLGLMGEYIARIIEEVKGRPLYLVAETGNLKDRSFRDNGDLVRGDGRMPA; encoded by the coding sequence ATGCAGAGCCAGGAAGGACGACAGGAGCGGGAAACCATCGACTTTTCCGTGGTGATCCCCGCCTACAACGAGCAGGAGGTGCTCCACGAGAGCTACCGACGGCTCAAGACGGTCATGGACGGGGTGGAGGGCACCTACGAACTGCTCTTCGTGGACGACGGAAGCCGGGACGCCACCCGGGCCATCCTGAGGGAGCTCGCCGCCCGGGACCCCCACGTGCGCTTCATCGGCTTTTCCCGGAACTTCGGCCACCAGGCCGCCATCACCGCAGGGGTGGATGCCTCCGCGGGTCGGGCGGTGGTGGTGATCGACGCGGACCTCCAGGATCCCCCGGAGCTGATCCCCAAGATGATCGAAAAATGGCGGGAGGGCTACGAGGTGGTGTACGGCAAGCGCCTCAAGCGGGCCGGGGAGACCTGGTTCAAGAAGGTCACCGCTTCCCTGTTCTACCGGTTTCTGCGCTCCATGGCGAACCAGGACATCCCCACCGACGCGGGGGACTTCCGCCTCCTGGACCGGCGCATCGTGCGCATTCTCCTGGAGAACGTGAACGAACGCTGCCGCTACATGCGCGGGCTGGTGGCCTGGATGGGGTTCCGGCAGACCTACGTGGAGTACGACCGGGACGCCCGCTTCGCCGGACAGACCCACTATCCCCTCAAGAAGATGGTGCGCCTGGCCATGGACGCCATCACCGCCTTCACCATGCCCCTGAAGATCGCCACCTGGATGGGGTTCTGTCTCTCCGCCCTGAGCTTTCTCTACCTGCTGGTGAACATCGGCCTGAAGCTCTTCACGGACATCACCCAGCCCGGCTGGACCTCCCTCATCGCGGTGAGCCTCTTCTTCAACGGGGTGATCCTCATCATGCTGGGCCTCATGGGGGAGTACATCGCCCGGATCATCGAGGAGGTGAAGGGCCGTCCCCTCTACCTGGTGGCGGAGACGGGGAACCTGAAGGACCGGTCCTTCAGGGACAACGGGGACCTGGTCCGGGGGGACGGGCGCATGCCCGCGTAG